The following coding sequences lie in one Myxococcus xanthus genomic window:
- a CDS encoding ATP-binding protein encodes MIELSTSKWAADKQNVLLTGPTGVGKSFLACALGQKACRDGYSVVYRRASRLFDELAQARADGTYAHVLKRLAKAQVLILDDFGLEPLGAPERKELLEVLEDRYQLASTVVTSQLEPKDWHAVIGDARRCHPRPSGPQRQSHQAGRRVHLVRGDKFDEGPEAGQGMNHPASLTLRPLAISRNRCSA; translated from the coding sequence GTGATCGAGCTGTCCACCTCGAAGTGGGCGGCGGACAAGCAGAATGTCCTCCTCACCGGGCCCACGGGCGTCGGCAAATCCTTCCTCGCATGCGCCCTGGGCCAGAAGGCGTGTCGGGATGGCTACTCGGTGGTGTACCGCCGGGCCTCACGTCTCTTCGATGAGCTCGCCCAGGCGCGCGCCGATGGAACCTACGCGCACGTGCTCAAGCGCCTGGCCAAGGCCCAGGTGCTCATCCTCGATGACTTCGGCCTTGAGCCGCTTGGCGCTCCGGAGCGCAAGGAGTTGCTCGAAGTCCTGGAGGACCGCTACCAGCTCGCGAGCACCGTGGTGACGTCCCAGCTCGAGCCGAAAGACTGGCACGCCGTCATCGGCGACGCTCGCCGATGCCATCCTCGACCGTCTGGTCCACAACGCCAATCGCATCAAGCTGGGCGGAGAGTCCATCTGGTACGTGGAGACAAATTTGACGAAGGGCCGGAAGCAGGCCAAGGGATGAACCACCCAGCGTCGCTGACGCTCCGACCGCTCGCCATCAGCCGAAATCGCTGCTCGGCTTGA
- the tnpB gene encoding IS66 family insertion sequence element accessory protein TnpB (TnpB, as the term is used for proteins encoded by IS66 family insertion elements, is considered an accessory protein, since TnpC, encoded by a neighboring gene, is a DDE family transposase.), with amino-acid sequence MFALPAAVRVVLATGPVDMRKSIDGLMALVRTAWGEDVYSGHLFAFVSRRGDRIKVLTWSRGGFVLLCKRLEAGRFRLPPVDADAQVVHLDATQLTMLLDGIDVAQVKRQPAWTPPGRTGT; translated from the coding sequence GTGTTTGCCCTCCCAGCTGCGGTGCGGGTGGTGCTGGCCACAGGGCCGGTGGACATGCGCAAGTCCATCGACGGCCTCATGGCGCTGGTGCGCACCGCCTGGGGTGAGGACGTCTACTCAGGCCACCTCTTCGCCTTCGTTTCCAGGCGAGGCGACCGCATCAAGGTACTGACGTGGAGCCGAGGCGGCTTCGTGCTGTTGTGCAAGCGGTTGGAGGCGGGACGTTTCCGGCTGCCGCCGGTGGACGCGGACGCGCAGGTGGTGCACCTGGATGCCACGCAGCTGACGATGCTGCTGGACGGTATCGACGTGGCCCAGGTGAAGCGCCAGCCCGCCTGGACGCCTCCCGGGCGCACGGGCACGTAA
- the tnpA gene encoding IS66 family insertion sequence element accessory protein TnpA: protein MSKPEEKQEWFRVAEAFEASGLTQKEFAARRGVRLSTLQSWVYRRRRQRGSQAESVRPLPVEVSMAPAAAESVLEVVTASGARVRFSVGTDVEYVARLVAELGR, encoded by the coding sequence ATGTCGAAGCCGGAGGAGAAGCAGGAGTGGTTCCGGGTCGCTGAAGCCTTCGAGGCGAGCGGGCTGACGCAGAAGGAGTTCGCCGCGCGGCGAGGCGTGCGGCTGAGTACATTGCAGTCGTGGGTGTACCGGCGCCGACGCCAGCGTGGCAGCCAGGCAGAGTCGGTGCGCCCCCTGCCGGTGGAGGTGTCGATGGCGCCCGCTGCGGCCGAGTCCGTGCTGGAGGTGGTGACGGCAAGCGGGGCGCGGGTGAGATTCTCCGTGGGCACCGACGTCGAGTACGTGGCTCGACTCGTCGCGGAGCTGGGGCGGTAA
- a CDS encoding P-loop ATPase, Sll1717 family, which translates to MSDPLLFGNDAGEDEVPEVLASYFVEGAAFDVFWDVRQRLRIARARKGMGKSALLAKLGYDLRKDADAIVISVTGSDLTGLGEFSSDDPAVLVNQWQQVICARVNVELGSRIGWAGTDTKIMMVEGAELAGFRGRNFVGSLVDRLKNKSVDFQKIASPDNLQLLRRYMEPGRNPMVWLLVDDIDAKFVSTEKMKNKASAFFSACRRIVQLVEGLRIRATVRADVWPVLRDSEDLDKCEQYITDIKWTRGEIGNILGKKILAYFQRNYPNGGVAKTLSHLRDQEKLIDMAFSHRILWGGAQVSPLQVVNVLAAKRPRWLSQLCRLAGEDAVRLEKARIDLQCINGVMPKFGGLRLDDISKEHAHQYSDVRRLVESFSQGERTYTTPALLKRIMNAYVSRVGALNLPSVEGGEEVNAMTLAHFLFRTGFIQGRTDVSANPVFIDYDERPTLLMTSVNVDDGLIWEVHPSYRGKLKIF; encoded by the coding sequence TTGTCCGATCCGCTGTTGTTTGGAAACGATGCTGGCGAGGACGAAGTACCAGAAGTTCTCGCATCTTATTTTGTCGAGGGAGCGGCGTTTGATGTTTTCTGGGATGTTAGGCAGAGGCTTAGAATTGCTCGTGCGCGTAAGGGGATGGGGAAGTCTGCTCTGCTTGCAAAGCTCGGTTATGATCTCAGGAAAGATGCTGATGCGATAGTGATATCCGTTACGGGGTCGGATTTGACTGGGCTTGGTGAGTTTTCATCCGATGATCCGGCTGTCCTTGTCAACCAGTGGCAGCAGGTGATTTGTGCCAGGGTGAATGTGGAACTAGGGAGTAGAATCGGTTGGGCAGGGACTGATACTAAAATAATGATGGTCGAGGGAGCAGAGTTGGCTGGGTTTCGTGGTCGGAACTTTGTTGGTTCATTGGTAGATCGGCTCAAGAATAAGTCGGTAGATTTTCAGAAAATCGCCTCCCCGGACAATCTGCAACTACTTAGGCGTTATATGGAGCCTGGTCGCAATCCGATGGTTTGGCTGTTGGTCGATGATATTGATGCAAAGTTCGTAAGCACGGAGAAGATGAAGAATAAGGCCTCTGCGTTCTTTTCTGCGTGTCGCCGTATTGTGCAACTCGTTGAGGGGTTGCGGATTCGAGCGACTGTCCGTGCTGATGTGTGGCCTGTTCTTCGGGATAGTGAAGATCTCGATAAGTGTGAGCAATACATAACTGACATAAAGTGGACGAGAGGGGAGATTGGGAATATTCTCGGAAAGAAGATTCTGGCCTATTTTCAGCGCAACTATCCGAATGGGGGGGTTGCGAAGACATTGAGCCATTTGCGCGATCAGGAAAAGCTGATTGATATGGCATTTTCGCACCGCATTCTATGGGGAGGAGCGCAAGTGTCGCCTTTGCAGGTTGTTAACGTACTTGCGGCAAAGCGTCCTCGGTGGCTCTCTCAGTTGTGTCGTTTGGCTGGGGAGGATGCGGTTCGTTTGGAGAAGGCGCGAATTGATTTGCAGTGCATTAATGGCGTGATGCCGAAGTTTGGTGGGTTGAGATTGGATGACATTAGCAAGGAGCATGCCCATCAATATTCGGATGTTAGGCGATTGGTTGAGAGTTTTTCTCAGGGTGAGAGAACCTATACAACTCCTGCGCTGCTGAAGCGAATAATGAATGCATATGTTTCTCGCGTCGGGGCTTTGAACTTGCCCTCAGTTGAGGGGGGGGAGGAGGTGAATGCGATGACGCTTGCTCATTTTCTGTTTAGGACAGGGTTCATTCAGGGGCGGACGGATGTGTCGGCAAATCCTGTCTTCATTGATTATGATGAGCGCCCGACGCTCTTGATGACATCGGTGAATGTTGATGATGGGTTGATTTGGGAGGTTCACCCGTCGTATCGTGGAAAGCTTAAGATTTTTTGA
- a CDS encoding serine/threonine-protein kinase, whose translation MTDDRTPTHEPQSEEPPPESSSDLERARPLLRFTIETTTYAALRTLERRGNGEVVLLAERHLPHGLAGHVTIKRLRNPASFERCQRLIEEVQLAFRLHHPAIAQVHHLKIHADRPHIIAEYVDGPTLDTVISLATMRERPLSAAFALYIAAEIADALHHAHTLRDSENRPLGIIHRDVAPRNIRVARSGEVKVTDFGAAYSLMVGREETPGLLLKGDVAYASPEYLHRKPMDGRSDIFSLGFVLMEMLTCKHLFDLEDAQAPIAALDVKTEEAPSVPLTQMIALVSRYRPEDVEHAMAGLPDALKAIIHKALQRKPSERYTSAAELRDALRAALAAQSQPFGRKEAAEELARMLSEASVLRDRVELDEAGIFPEGLDADEATLAPNTK comes from the coding sequence ATGACCGATGACCGCACGCCGACCCACGAACCACAGAGCGAGGAGCCGCCGCCAGAGAGCAGCTCCGACCTGGAGCGCGCCCGCCCCCTGCTCCGGTTCACCATCGAAACCACCACGTACGCGGCCCTCCGCACGCTGGAGCGGCGGGGCAATGGCGAGGTGGTGCTCCTGGCCGAGCGTCACCTCCCCCATGGGCTCGCCGGGCACGTCACCATCAAGCGCCTGCGCAACCCCGCCTCCTTCGAGCGCTGCCAGCGGCTCATCGAGGAGGTCCAGCTCGCCTTCCGCCTCCACCACCCGGCCATCGCCCAGGTCCATCACCTGAAAATCCACGCCGACAGGCCGCACATCATCGCGGAGTACGTGGACGGCCCCACGCTGGACACCGTCATCAGCCTCGCCACCATGCGCGAACGGCCTCTCTCCGCAGCCTTCGCCCTCTACATCGCCGCCGAGATTGCCGACGCCCTCCACCACGCGCACACGCTGAGGGATTCGGAGAACCGGCCGCTGGGCATCATCCACCGCGACGTCGCCCCCCGGAACATCCGCGTAGCCCGGAGCGGCGAGGTGAAGGTGACGGACTTCGGCGCCGCCTACTCGCTCATGGTGGGCCGGGAGGAGACGCCGGGCCTCCTGCTCAAGGGCGACGTGGCGTACGCCTCGCCCGAGTACCTGCACCGCAAGCCCATGGATGGCCGGTCCGACATCTTCTCGCTGGGCTTCGTCCTCATGGAGATGCTGACGTGCAAGCACCTCTTCGACCTGGAGGACGCGCAGGCCCCCATCGCCGCGCTGGACGTGAAGACAGAGGAGGCGCCCTCTGTGCCCCTCACGCAGATGATCGCGCTCGTCAGCCGCTACCGCCCCGAGGACGTGGAGCACGCGATGGCGGGCCTTCCGGACGCGCTCAAGGCCATCATCCACAAGGCCCTCCAGCGCAAGCCCTCCGAGCGCTACACCTCGGCCGCCGAGCTGCGCGATGCCCTGCGGGCGGCGCTCGCGGCCCAATCCCAGCCCTTCGGACGGAAGGAGGCGGCTGAGGAGCTGGCGCGGATGCTGTCGGAGGCCTCCGTCCTGCGCGACCGGGTGGAGCTGGACGAAGCGGGCATCTTCCCCGAGGGACTGGACGCCGACGAAGCAACACTCGCGCCGAACACGAAGTGA
- a CDS encoding helix-turn-helix transcriptional regulator, with product MNEELATRIGSAAREARTQLGLTQAEVAEKLGLAHMVYSRLERGKMLPSVQTLLRMCAVLRIGSDELLGLADAEEGKGARGPGGAPRLRQLTGLARKMDEEQLDALVKVAQVLLR from the coding sequence ATGAACGAAGAACTGGCGACCCGCATTGGAAGTGCCGCCCGAGAGGCCCGGACGCAGCTCGGGCTCACGCAGGCGGAGGTGGCCGAGAAGCTGGGCCTGGCGCACATGGTTTACAGCCGCCTGGAGCGCGGGAAGATGCTGCCCAGCGTGCAGACGCTGCTGCGGATGTGCGCGGTGCTGCGCATCGGCTCGGACGAGCTGCTGGGGCTCGCGGACGCGGAGGAGGGGAAGGGAGCGCGAGGCCCGGGCGGAGCGCCCAGGCTGCGGCAGCTCACCGGCCTCGCGCGAAAGATGGACGAGGAGCAGCTCGACGCCCTCGTGAAGGTGGCCCAGGTGTTGCTGCGTTGA
- a CDS encoding helix-turn-helix domain-containing protein produces the protein MYAKLSQRIGTQVRAARHRAGLSQAQVAEAIHVPTLVLSRLERGRLLPSLPTLVDLCGVLRVSVDLLLSGEGLAFPAPEGAGR, from the coding sequence ATGTACGCGAAGCTCTCCCAGCGGATTGGAACCCAGGTTCGCGCTGCCCGGCATCGAGCGGGCCTGTCGCAGGCCCAGGTGGCCGAGGCCATCCACGTGCCGACGCTGGTGCTCAGTCGCCTGGAGCGCGGCAGGTTGTTGCCCAGCCTCCCCACGCTGGTGGACCTGTGCGGCGTCCTTCGTGTCTCCGTGGACCTCCTCCTGAGCGGCGAGGGCCTGGCGTTTCCCGCGCCCGAGGGGGCCGGCCGGTAG
- a CDS encoding serine/threonine protein kinase has translation MSPRLHPVVPPGTDIGGYLVEERLGAGGFGAVYRARRGERSSALKLIPLWGLAEWAEREVAILLRLKHANLVRIRGHGQWPDEAPQSFFIVMDYVEGRRLDVWATEENPSAREVVRKVLGVARGLGAAHRAKVVHRDLKESNVVVRDSDGEAVVVDFGAGGYESAPSITGGVLPPGTLEYRAPEAWRFQQEHGDERGRSYQPGPADDLYALGVVLYWLLTGRQPFLPDEAEGVEAVLNRAPRPPQALNPRVPGALGDVCMRLLAKTPEERHPDADTLCAELESLLAQADEAWDVELCDAHGADTATTLAEAPQAVEDELAQWLKRRKARPRRGPRPPRGGDAYEPDANAVAIPFEPPPAARAGQSKALRIAAWMALLVILIVGGLVLARGLMPSSPPAARHGMAPHSHVTVGSPPGGSAFVPASWTPGQEVAALWRPLEADEAAGPLDGASTLAAVAVPATYSKEKASVKMKKDTGMLPQPEPQRLRGTAAGKAIGLGVAACLSMACPGSQVRPTPPPEDCPPGAVEAMEQLGLFAPGLELPLTTFALSPGKDAGFVKVREGVTTVRMVAHWGRMPSQTLFSGQLLVGPERVYGRLTEARTPENERIPVCVQFVEAQDARIGLLKREPVSDPSSAIVYFSLDLKAVRRFE, from the coding sequence GTGAGCCCGCGTCTGCATCCCGTCGTGCCCCCGGGCACGGACATTGGCGGGTACCTGGTGGAGGAGCGGCTGGGGGCCGGGGGCTTCGGCGCCGTGTACCGCGCCCGGCGTGGAGAGCGGAGCTCCGCGCTCAAGCTCATCCCGCTCTGGGGGCTGGCCGAGTGGGCGGAGCGCGAGGTGGCCATCCTCCTGCGGCTCAAGCACGCCAACCTGGTGCGCATCCGTGGACACGGCCAGTGGCCGGACGAGGCGCCCCAGTCCTTCTTCATCGTCATGGACTACGTGGAGGGGCGCCGCCTGGACGTGTGGGCCACGGAGGAGAACCCCTCGGCCCGTGAGGTGGTGCGCAAGGTGCTCGGCGTGGCGCGCGGGCTGGGCGCCGCGCACCGGGCGAAGGTGGTGCATCGGGACTTGAAGGAGAGCAACGTCGTCGTGCGCGACTCGGACGGCGAAGCGGTGGTGGTGGACTTCGGCGCGGGCGGGTACGAGAGCGCCCCCAGCATCACCGGCGGCGTGCTCCCGCCGGGCACCCTGGAGTACCGCGCGCCCGAGGCCTGGCGCTTCCAGCAGGAGCATGGAGACGAGCGTGGCCGCTCCTACCAACCCGGCCCCGCGGATGACCTGTACGCGCTGGGCGTCGTGCTCTATTGGCTCCTGACGGGCAGGCAGCCCTTCCTGCCGGACGAGGCCGAGGGCGTGGAGGCCGTGCTCAACCGCGCCCCCAGACCGCCCCAGGCGCTCAACCCGCGCGTCCCCGGGGCCCTCGGCGACGTGTGCATGCGCCTGCTGGCCAAGACGCCCGAGGAGCGGCACCCCGACGCCGACACGCTGTGCGCGGAGCTGGAGTCCCTGCTGGCCCAGGCGGACGAAGCCTGGGACGTGGAGCTCTGCGACGCCCATGGCGCGGACACCGCCACCACGCTCGCGGAGGCGCCGCAAGCGGTCGAAGACGAGCTGGCGCAGTGGCTGAAGCGGCGCAAGGCCCGGCCTCGTCGCGGGCCTCGTCCGCCACGAGGTGGGGACGCATACGAACCCGATGCAAACGCGGTGGCCATCCCGTTCGAGCCGCCGCCCGCGGCACGCGCCGGTCAGTCCAAGGCCCTGCGCATAGCGGCCTGGATGGCGCTCCTGGTGATCTTGATTGTGGGCGGGCTGGTGCTCGCGCGCGGACTGATGCCCTCCTCCCCTCCTGCCGCACGTCACGGGATGGCGCCCCATTCCCATGTCACCGTGGGCTCGCCCCCCGGCGGTTCCGCGTTCGTCCCCGCGTCCTGGACTCCCGGTCAGGAAGTGGCGGCACTCTGGAGGCCACTGGAAGCTGACGAGGCCGCAGGCCCGCTCGATGGAGCATCCACCCTTGCGGCCGTCGCCGTTCCCGCGACGTATTCCAAGGAGAAGGCCTCCGTGAAGATGAAGAAGGACACCGGCATGCTCCCCCAGCCCGAGCCGCAGCGCCTCCGGGGCACAGCCGCTGGCAAGGCGATTGGCCTGGGTGTCGCGGCCTGCCTTTCGATGGCATGTCCTGGTTCCCAGGTGCGCCCGACGCCGCCTCCCGAGGACTGTCCTCCCGGGGCCGTTGAGGCCATGGAACAGCTCGGACTTTTCGCCCCCGGACTTGAGCTTCCTTTGACCACCTTCGCCCTGAGCCCCGGCAAAGACGCGGGGTTCGTCAAGGTCCGCGAGGGCGTGACGACGGTTCGCATGGTAGCCCATTGGGGACGCATGCCTTCGCAGACCCTGTTCTCCGGGCAGCTCCTCGTCGGCCCGGAGCGGGTCTACGGACGGCTCACCGAGGCGCGTACTCCCGAGAATGAGCGCATCCCCGTCTGTGTGCAGTTCGTCGAGGCACAGGACGCCCGCATCGGGCTCCTGAAGCGAGAGCCCGTAAGTGACCCCAGCAGCGCCATCGTCTACTTCAGCCTGGACTTGAAGGCCGTGCGCCGCTTCGAGTGA
- a CDS encoding DUF2381 family protein, giving the protein MLMLLSGAATAQPSSTAASPEVRRVELLAEPSEAMPPTEVQISPRVSTTFEFDAALDPAKVVLEGEKRFSLVDLGRSTLRLVPSEQVLPGERLRLTVLFQDGSVPRGAAFVLVTHPARAERLIEVWRQPRTAESYQQEAMAARAETQQCHEENARLRVEHEGPGGIAGLLATGIIKEEGVDAKFILVNKELHQHPGNAARTLRAWSYRAPARVAISVEFENLDAANPWSAEGASLVSRTGASLKILTVWQKAPITRAPRGRVVVEAEATPDAARGTYTLKLWGPGGLRAITLSGVTFP; this is encoded by the coding sequence GTGCTCATGCTCCTATCTGGAGCCGCGACCGCCCAACCGTCTTCCACGGCCGCGAGCCCCGAGGTGCGCCGTGTCGAACTCTTGGCGGAGCCATCCGAGGCGATGCCGCCCACCGAGGTCCAGATAAGTCCGCGGGTGTCCACCACCTTCGAGTTCGATGCCGCCCTCGATCCGGCGAAGGTCGTACTCGAGGGCGAAAAGCGCTTCTCGCTCGTGGACCTCGGGCGGAGCACGCTCCGGCTGGTGCCATCGGAGCAAGTCTTGCCCGGCGAGCGCCTGCGGCTGACGGTGCTCTTCCAGGACGGTTCGGTCCCCCGCGGTGCCGCCTTTGTCCTCGTCACCCACCCCGCGCGTGCCGAGCGACTCATCGAGGTGTGGCGTCAGCCACGTACGGCGGAGTCCTACCAGCAGGAGGCGATGGCGGCCCGCGCGGAGACCCAGCAATGCCACGAGGAGAACGCGCGGCTGCGCGTGGAGCACGAAGGTCCAGGCGGCATCGCGGGTCTCCTCGCCACCGGCATCATCAAGGAGGAAGGCGTCGATGCGAAGTTCATCCTGGTCAACAAGGAGCTCCACCAACATCCAGGCAATGCGGCCCGGACATTGCGTGCATGGAGCTATCGCGCCCCTGCCCGCGTGGCCATCTCGGTCGAGTTTGAGAACCTGGATGCTGCCAATCCCTGGTCTGCGGAAGGCGCATCGCTGGTGAGCAGGACGGGCGCATCGCTGAAGATATTGACGGTCTGGCAGAAGGCCCCCATCACTCGCGCTCCGCGCGGGCGCGTCGTGGTGGAGGCGGAAGCGACGCCGGATGCGGCCCGAGGCACGTACACCCTGAAGCTGTGGGGGCCGGGCGGGCTGCGCGCCATCACGCTCTCCGGCGTGACGTTCCCGTAG
- a CDS encoding NADAR domain-containing protein, with product MSGTPFQLRSTSRAVLAKFETHADAREELLSTHDEQLIEKTTDEHYWGCGSAGTGKNRLGQLLMEVRSLLRECAQPGG from the coding sequence ATGTCAGGAACTCCATTTCAACTAAGGAGCACTAGCCGGGCTGTCCTCGCGAAGTTCGAGACGCACGCGGACGCTCGCGAGGAGCTGCTGTCCACCCACGACGAGCAGCTCATCGAGAAGACCACCGATGAGCACTACTGGGGCTGCGGCTCCGCGGGCACCGGGAAGAACCGGCTCGGGCAGTTGCTGATGGAGGTTCGCTCCCTCCTGCGCGAGTGCGCGCAGCCTGGGGGCTGA